One region of Vespula vulgaris chromosome 9, iyVesVulg1.1, whole genome shotgun sequence genomic DNA includes:
- the LOC127066437 gene encoding G kinase-anchoring protein 1-like — MATAVPSRFAVLSIEDDDYKPKKSQKNTSAGKTNQKGKGDKSKQQQQQQQQQQQQQQQQEQQQQQQPQQQQPKKDDKKKQSKGKKKKSANEEQQWEQWKQKDSMAVEETFEQDLHQAILLSKLDYEERLVNAAKTEKEQEQCKKGGKRSKKATMSLEEFNNMKTNTTQVPVITSESEENKSKELDAEFFKRIDKEAKKEITKGKQKDMLKARLNKIDDDITLAQLRVEVENRDKIISQLRQEVETLKKALTQVKERNTKLYQILSHGEMKDKASVLAEVAKLQEIRDELTSEVASLHAQLEQERSKTRTSSVDVKSSKQSNKKRLASENA, encoded by the exons atggCGACCGCTGTCCCATCGCGATTTGCCGTTCTTAGTATCGAAGATGACGATTATAAGCCAAAGAAGTCTCAGAAGAATACGTCGGCCGGTAAAACGAATCAAAAGGGTAAAGGTGACAAGTCgaagcaacaacagcagcagcagcagcagcaacaacaacaacaacaacaacaagaacaacaacaacagcagcagccgcagcagcagcagccgAAGAAAGATGACAAGAAAAAGCAAAGCAAG ggaaaaaagaaaaagtcagcTAACGAGGAACAACAATGGGAGCAGTGGAAGCAAAAAGATTCTATG GCTGTCGAGGAAACATTTGAGCAAGATCTGCATCAAGCCATCTTGTTATCAAAATTAGATTATGAAGAACGGTTAGTAAATGCTGCAAAAACTGAGAAGGAACAGGAACAATGTAAGAAAGGTGGTAAAAGGTCGAAGAAGGCAACCATGTCATTGGAGGAATTCAACAACATGAAAACGAACACGACGCAAGTTCCGGTTATAACGTCCGAATCAGAAGAGAACAAATCTAAAG AACTAGATGCAGAATTCTTCAAAAGGATTGACAAAGaggcaaagaaagaaattacaaaaggGAAACAAAAAGACATGTTGAAAGCACGATTAAACAAAATAGATGATGATATTACATTAGCACAGTTAAGAGTGGAAGTGGAGAATAGGGATAAGATAATTAGTCAACTCAGGCAAGAAGTCGAAACGCTTAAAAAGGCGCTAACGCaggttaaagaaagaaacacgaaACTTTATCAAATCCTTTCACACGGGGAGA TGAAGGACAAGGCATCGGTATTAGCAGAGGTAGCGAAATTACAAGAGATTCGCGACGAATTAACATCGGAAGTAGCATCTTTACATGCACAACTAGAACAAGAAAGATCCAAAACTCGTACGTCCAGTGTAGATGTTAAATCGTCCAAACAAAGT aACAAAAAGAGACTGGCTAGCGAGAATGCCTAA